The following proteins are co-located in the Gossypium hirsutum isolate 1008001.06 chromosome A02, Gossypium_hirsutum_v2.1, whole genome shotgun sequence genome:
- the LOC107940133 gene encoding pre-mRNA-processing factor 19, with product MNCSISSEVPEEPVVSKKSGLLYEKRLIERHIADYGKCPVTGEPLTMEDIVPVKTGKIVKPRSLTAASIPGMLGMFQNEWDALMLSNFALEQQLHTARQELSHALYQHDAACRVIARLKKERDEARSLLAQAERQAPLPASAVTAVSNGKRASEEEDMGPGAKRMRPGVSDSIIAELTECNAALSQQRKKRQIPPTLAPIDALERYTQLSSHPLHKTNKPGITSIDINLLKDIVATGGVDSNAVLFGRTSGEILSTLSGHSKKVTSVKFVAHNDVFLSGSADKTVRIWQGSEDGNYNCRHILKDHTAEVQAVTVHATNNYFVTASLDATWCFYDLSSGLCLTQVEDPTNSMGYTSAAFHPDGLILGTGTIGSTVRIWDVKSRGNVANFDGHTGAVTAISFSENGYFLATAAHDGVKLWDLRKLKNFRSFELYDQDTPTNSVDFDHSGSYLAIAGSDIRVYQVGSVKAEWNCIKTLPDLSGTGRATCVKFGPDARYLAVGSMDRNLRVFGLPEEDASTES from the exons ATGAACTGTTCAA TCTCCAGCGAGGTTCCGGAAGAGCCCGTCGTCTCCAAGAAATCCGGCTTGCTTTATGAGAAACGCTTAATCGAGAGGCACATTGCG GACTATGGGAAGTGTCCGGTTACAGGGGAACCGCTTACCATGGAGGACATTGTCCCAGTCAAAACCGGCAAG ATTGTGAAGCCCAGATCTTTAACAGCAGCTAGCATCCCAGGGATGCTTGGAATGTTTCAGAAT GAATGGGATGCTTTGATGCTATCCAATTTTGCATTGGAGCAACAGCTGCATACAGCTAGGCAAGAGCTAAGTCATGCACTCTACCAG CATGATGCTGCCTGCCGTGTTATTGCAAGACTTAAAAAGGAAAGGGATGAAGCCAGGTCATTACTTGCACAAGCTGAGAGGCAGGCACCTTTGCCTGCATCTGCAGTTACTGCTGTGAGCAATGGAAAGAGAG CTTCCGAGGAAGAAGATATGGGCCCTGGTGCAAAGAGAATGCGTCCCGGGGTTTCTGATAGTATTATCGCTGAGTTAACAGAATGTAATGCTGCTTTGTCTCAACAACGTAAAAAGCGCCAG ATACCTCCAACACTAGCTCCCATTGATGCTTTGGAGAGGTATACTCAACTTTCTAGTCATCCCCTTCACAAGACAAACAAACCAGGGATCACTTCAATTGACATCAATCTTTTAAAG GACATTGTTGCCACAGGTGGGGTTGATTCAAATGCTGTTTTATTTGGTCGAACATCTGGGGAGATCTTATCAACACTTAGTGGTCACTCTAAGAAG GTTACAAGTGTAAAATTTGTGGCTCATAATGATGTATTTTTAAGTGGTTCTGCAGATAAG ACTGTACGCATTTGGCAAGGTTCTGAAGATGGAAACTACAATTGTAGGCATATTTTGAAAGATCATACAGCTGAG GTGCAAGCTGTCACAGTCCATGCCACAAATAACTACTTTGTAACTGCTTCGCTTGATGCAACATGGTGCTTTTATGATCTTTCCTCTGGCTTATGCTTGACACAG gtTGAAGACCCTACAAATTCCATGGGTTATACATCTGCTGCATTTCATCCCGATGGTCTCATCCTTGGAACAGGCACCATAGGATCTACCGTTAGAATTTGGGATGTGAAGAGTCGG GGAAATGTTGCTAACTTTGATGGACACACTGGTGCAGTAACAGCCATATCTTTTTCGGAAAATGGTTACTTCCTAGCA aCTGCTGCACATGATGGTGTTAAGTTGTGGGATCTACGTAAATTAAAGAATTTCCGTTCTTTTGAGTTATATGATCAAGACACGCCGACTAACTCTG tGGATTTCGATCATAGTGGGAGTTACCTTGCAATTGCAGGCTCAGATATACG AGTTTACCAAGTTGGCAGCGTCAAAGCAGAATGGAATTGCATCAAAACTTTACCTGATTTGTCCGGCACAG GTAGAGCAACTTGTGTCAAATTTGGTCCTGATGCAAGGTACTTAGCAGTTGGATCAATGGATCGCAACCTTCGGGTATTTGGCCTTCCTGAAGAAGATGCTTCAACAGAATCATAA
- the LOC121211005 gene encoding uncharacterized protein, translating into MLRDMIHPQEQQQLPIDDISSPISGPIFYFSDADLFSDAGLQSSEVTSSNCCFDESSNYNDKLTSMPPSGTPTATNTAAANAAAATDTDTDTDNTTPTTNDNNNNLSIIFDSPDEIDNDISASIDFSQCQSPSFSVPPFLTQQDHHQFDLPLVQSQIQLPAEVVDGLSQYGGGDHYHHQGFVAAGAPLMGPTPPFPSVFDDDCLFSMTSYVPLNPSFPSCSFLAPSMAAPFMPMNALTADHNSGIFAAATILTAPHEMLPQDLEFQGDNGGIFCPDSIQRILKPGDLQGLSCENQQLVGGAMCSTPLPTEMSSLEDSTFNKVGKLSVEQRKEKILRYMKKRNERNFSKKIKYACRKTLADSRPRVRGRFAKNDDFGETQRQASINHEYDDDDQVVVKEEEDMVHSSDIFAHINGVNSFECNYSIQSWI; encoded by the exons ATGTTGCGAGACATGATTCATCCACAAGAACAGCAGCAGCTTCCCATT GACGATATATCAAGCCCTATTAGTGGTCCGATTTTCTATTTTTCTGACGCTGATTTATTCTCCGACGCCGGCCTGCAAAGCTCGGAGGTCACTTCGTCTAATTGTTGCTTCGACGAAAGCTCTAACTACAACGATAAGCTCACCAGCATGCCACCATCAGGGACTCCCACTGCCACCAACACCGCCGCCGCCAATGCCGCCGCCGCCACTGACACTGACACTGACACCGACAACACCACCCCCACCACCAACGATAACAACAACAATCTCTCCATAATTTTCGACTCGCCTGACGAGATCGACAACGACATTTCAGCTTCCATAGACTTCTCTCAATGTCAATCCCCTTCTTTTTCCGTTCCTCCATTTTTAACTCAACAAGATCATCACCAATTCGACCTTCCTTTAGTGCAATCTCAAATCCAATTACCCGCCGAAGTTGTCGATGGGCTCTCCCAATACGGAGGCGGTGATCATTATCATCATCAAGGCTTTGTTGCTGCGGGAGCTCCTCTTATGGGTCCGACGCCGCCGTTTCCGTCCGTATTCGATGACGATTGCTTGTTTTCGATGACTTCTTACGTACCTTTAAACCCTTCATTTCCTTCTTGCTCTTTTCTTGCTCCTTCAATGGCTGCGCCTTTCATGCCGATGAATGCTTTGACTGCCGATCATAATTCTGGGATTTTTGCCGCCGCGACCATTCTTACGGCTCCTCATGAGATGTTACCACAAGACTTGGAATTTCAAGGTGATAATGGTGGAATTTTCTGTCCGGATTCCATTCAACGGATTCTTAAACCCGGAGATTTACAG GGACTGAGCTGTGAGAATCAACAACTGGTTGGAGGAGCAATGTGCTCAACACCATTACCAACAGAGATGTCAAGTTTAGAAGATTCAACATTCAACAAAGTTGGGAAACTCTCtgttgagcaaagaaaagaaaagatccTTAGGTACATGAAAAAACGTAATGAAAGGAACTTCAGCAAGAAAATCAAg TATGCATGCCGCAAGACATTAGCTGATAGCCGACCTCGAGTGAGAGGAAGATTTGCTAAAAATGATGATTTTGGTGAAACCCAAAGGCAAGCTTCTATCAATCATGAATATGATGATGATGACCAA GTGGTCGtgaaagaagaggaagacatGGTTCATTCCTCGGACATTTTTGCTCATATTAATGGTGTCAACTCTTTCGAATGCAACTATTCAATTCAGTCAtggatttaa
- the LOC107940134 gene encoding uncharacterized protein, with amino-acid sequence MYTLKDKAAGSLSRLFSDSASHHSSPSSPSSPPDLSQARWYTKGSKSLSSIFSYIIPSLSYAESKLDNHGGELKPVPSLPVRWKKKFETRHEVLDSVKEYTTCTTEELKKACEDNKKIWTHSNNKQIARIRLCSENKDCVSGRSTSSDEFQEAREEQSPMKSPLKPDEFHDAREEQSPMKSPLKPSDEFQEAREEQSPIKAPPKLSDESVFINYNLYEFLTSSLPNIVKGCQWMLLYSTLKHGISLRTLIRKSAELPGPCLLITGDRQGAVFGAMLECPLKPTPKRKYQGTNQTFVFTTKYGEPRLFRPTGANRYYYICVNDLLALGGGGNFALSLDEDLLSGTSGACETFGNLCLAHNQDFEPKNIELWGFTHASKHFQN; translated from the exons atgtatacattGAAAGATAAAGCAGCGGGAAGCCTTTCACGTTTATTTTCAGATTCAGCGTCTCATCATTCTTCTCCATCTTCTCCATCTTCTCCACCAGATCTTTCTCAG GCCAGATGGTACACCAAAGGGTCAAAATCTTTGTCTTCAATATTCTCTTACATCATCCCATCACTAAGCTATGCTGAGTCTAAATTGGATAATCATGGAGGTGAACTAAAGCCGGTTCCTTCGCTTCCTGTtagatggaaaaagaaatttgagaCACGACATGAAGTCCTGGATAGTGTTAAAGAATACACTACTTGTACAACTGAAGAATTAAAAAAGGCTTgtgaagataataaaaaaatttggactCATAGTAACAATAAGCAAATTGCTAGAATTAGACTTTGTAGTGAGAATAAGGACTGTGTTTCTGGAAGGAGTACCAGCTCTGATGAATTTCAAGAAGCAAGAGAAGAACAGAGTCCAATGAAGTCTCCACTAAAACCTGATGAATTTCATGACGCAAGGGAAGAACAGAGTCCAATGAAGTCTCCCCTAAAACCTTCTGATGAATTTCAAGAAGCAAGAGAAGAACAGAGTCCGATTAAGGCTCCACCAAAACTTTCTGACGAATCTGTATTCATTAACTATAATTTGTATGAGTTCTTGACGTCTTCCCTTCCCAATATTGTTAAAGGGTGTCAATGGATGTTGTTGTATAG TACGTTGAAGCATGGTATATCACTTCGTACACTGATTCGTAAGAGTGCTGAGCTTCCTGGCCCTTGTTTGCTG ATTACTGGAGACAGGCAAGGAGCTGTCTTTGGTGCAATGTTAGAATGCCCTTTGAAACCAACACCGAAGAGAAAATATCAA GGAACAAACCAGACGTTTGTATTCACAACCAAGTATGGTGAGCCGAGGCTATTTAGACCCACTG GTGCAAATCGTTATTACTATATATGTGTGAATGACTTGTTAGCCCTCGGAGGTGGTGGCAACTTCGCGTTGAGCTTGGATGAAGATCT ATTAAGTGGAACAAGCGGAGCCTGTGAAACATTTGGGAACTTATGTTTGGCTCATAACCAAGACTTTGAACCAAAGAACATCGAG CTTTGGGGATTCACACATGCATCAAAACACTTTCAAAACTGA